The following proteins come from a genomic window of Streptococcus oralis:
- the pstB gene encoding phosphate ABC transporter ATP-binding protein PstB, whose amino-acid sequence MSKYNWDEKHIITFPEEKVALSTKDLHVYYGKNESIKGIDMQFEKNKITALIGPSGSGKSTYLRSLNRMNDTIDIAKVTGQILYQGIDVNRPEINVYEMRKHIGMVFQRPNPFAKSIYRNITFAHERAGVKDKKVLDEIVETSLRQAALWDQVKDDLHKSALMLSGGQQQRLCIARAISVKPDILLMDEPASALDPIATAQLEETMLELKKDFTIIIVTHSMQQAARASDYTGFFYLGDLIEYDKTSNIFQNAKLRSTNDYVTGHFG is encoded by the coding sequence ATGTCAAAATATAACTGGGATGAAAAGCATATCATCACCTTCCCTGAAGAAAAAGTGGCCCTCTCTACCAAGGATTTACATGTTTACTATGGTAAAAATGAATCCATCAAGGGCATCGATATGCAATTTGAAAAAAATAAAATTACAGCCTTGATTGGTCCTTCTGGATCAGGGAAATCTACTTATCTTCGCAGTCTCAATCGGATGAATGATACCATTGATATTGCCAAGGTCACAGGTCAAATTCTTTACCAAGGGATTGACGTCAATCGTCCTGAAATCAATGTCTATGAGATGCGCAAGCATATTGGAATGGTCTTCCAACGTCCAAATCCATTTGCCAAGTCTATTTACCGCAACATCACTTTTGCTCATGAACGTGCAGGAGTCAAGGATAAGAAAGTCTTGGATGAAATTGTCGAAACCTCTCTCCGACAGGCTGCCCTTTGGGATCAGGTCAAAGACGACCTCCACAAATCAGCCTTGATGCTTTCTGGTGGACAGCAACAACGTCTCTGTATCGCTCGCGCCATCTCTGTCAAGCCAGACATCCTCTTGATGGATGAGCCTGCTTCAGCCTTGGATCCGATTGCGACAGCCCAGCTGGAAGAGACTATGTTGGAATTGAAGAAAGACTTTACCATCATCATCGTTACCCACAGTATGCAGCAGGCAGCGCGTGCAAGTGACTACACAGGATTTTTCTACTTGGGCGATTTGATCGAGTATGATAAGACATCCAATATTTTCCAAAATGCGAAACTACGTTCTACCAATGACTATGTAACGGGACACTTTGGTTAG
- the pstB gene encoding phosphate ABC transporter ATP-binding protein PstB, which yields MTEPILQVKDLSVYYNKKKALNSVSLSFQPKEITALIGPSGSGKSTLLKAINRMGDLNPEVTTTGTVIYNGHNIYSPRTDTVELRKEIGMVFQQPNPFPMSIYENVVYGLRINGVRDKHVLDEAVEKALQRASIWDEVKDRLHDSAIGLSGGQQQRVCVARVLATSPKIILLDEPTSALDPISAGKIEETLYGLKDKYTMLLVTRSMQQASRISDKTGFFLDGDLIEFNDTKKMFLSPQNKETEDYITGKFG from the coding sequence ATGACAGAACCGATTTTGCAGGTTAAAGACCTGTCCGTTTATTACAATAAAAAGAAGGCTTTGAATAGTGTTTCCCTTTCTTTCCAACCTAAGGAAATAACAGCCTTGATTGGTCCTTCTGGATCAGGAAAGTCCACCCTGCTCAAAGCCATCAACCGCATGGGCGATCTAAATCCTGAGGTGACAACAACTGGAACAGTGATTTATAATGGCCACAATATCTACAGTCCACGTACCGATACGGTTGAATTGCGTAAGGAAATCGGTATGGTCTTTCAACAGCCCAATCCTTTCCCTATGTCTATCTATGAAAATGTTGTCTACGGCCTACGTATCAATGGAGTCAGGGATAAACATGTTTTGGATGAAGCGGTGGAAAAAGCTTTGCAACGCGCTTCTATTTGGGATGAGGTCAAGGATCGCTTGCATGATTCAGCCATTGGTCTCTCAGGTGGACAACAACAACGTGTTTGTGTTGCTCGTGTCTTAGCAACCAGTCCCAAGATTATTCTCTTGGATGAACCAACTTCAGCCTTGGATCCTATCTCGGCTGGTAAGATTGAGGAAACCTTGTATGGTCTGAAAGATAAATACACCATGCTCTTGGTAACGCGTTCGATGCAACAGGCCTCTCGTATCTCTGATAAAACAGGATTTTTCCTAGATGGAGATTTGATTGAGTTTAATGATACGAAGAAGATGTTCCTTTCCCCTCAAAACAAGGAAACAGAAGATTATATTACAGGAAAATTTGGATAA
- the phoU gene encoding phosphate signaling complex protein PhoU, producing MLRSQFEEDLEKLHNQFYAMGQEVLSQINRTVRAFVTHDRDLAKEVIEDDAEVNEYEVKLEKKSFEMIALQQPVSQDLRTVLTVLKAVSDVERMGDHAVSIAEATIRMKGEQRIPSVEEEIKKMGRDVKNFVEAALDLYLNGSVNQAYEVAAMDEKINHYFDSIRDLATEEIKKNPEAIVTGRDYFQVISFLERIGDYAKNICEWVVYFETGKIVEL from the coding sequence ATGTTACGATCTCAATTTGAAGAAGATTTGGAGAAATTGCACAACCAGTTCTACGCCATGGGACAAGAAGTGCTTTCGCAGATCAATCGTACAGTACGTGCCTTTGTTACGCATGACCGTGATTTGGCAAAAGAAGTTATCGAAGATGATGCAGAAGTAAATGAATATGAAGTGAAGTTGGAAAAAAAATCATTTGAAATGATTGCCCTCCAACAACCTGTTTCTCAAGACCTTCGTACCGTCTTGACCGTTCTCAAGGCAGTGTCAGACGTGGAACGCATGGGAGATCATGCAGTGTCTATCGCTGAGGCGACCATTCGTATGAAGGGGGAGCAACGTATCCCTTCTGTTGAAGAAGAAATCAAAAAGATGGGACGCGACGTGAAAAACTTCGTTGAAGCAGCCCTAGATCTCTATCTCAACGGTTCTGTGAATCAAGCCTACGAAGTAGCAGCTATGGACGAAAAAATCAACCATTACTTTGATAGCATCCGAGATTTGGCTACAGAAGAAATCAAGAAAAATCCTGAAGCTATCGTTACAGGTCGTGATTATTTCCAAGTCATTTCTTTCTTGGAGCGTATCGGAGACTATGCAAAAAATATCTGTGAATGGGTTGTTTACTTTGAAACAGGTAAAATCGTCGAACTCTAA
- a CDS encoding ABC transporter substrate-binding protein produces the protein MKFKEWILVVCSMLVSMILVACQSSTDSSQSAVEAIKQKGKLVVATSPDYAPFEFQALVDGKNQVVGADIDMAQAIADELGVKLEISSMSFDNVLTSLQTGKADLAIAGISATDERKEVFDFSIPYYENKMSFLVRKADLDKYKDLSSLASANIAAQKGTVPETMVKEQLPNAQLTSLTNMGEAVNELQAGKVDAVHMDEPVALSYAGKNSDLAVATATLTMKDGEANAVAIKKDQSDLKAVVDKVIQKLKDDGTYQTYLEKAAKLTEVEQ, from the coding sequence ATGAAATTTAAGGAATGGATATTAGTTGTGTGTAGCATGCTTGTCAGCATGATTTTAGTAGCTTGTCAATCCAGTACGGATAGTTCCCAGTCTGCTGTGGAGGCTATCAAACAAAAAGGAAAGCTAGTCGTTGCGACCAGCCCAGACTATGCACCATTTGAATTCCAAGCCTTGGTAGATGGTAAAAACCAAGTAGTTGGGGCAGATATTGATATGGCTCAAGCGATTGCGGATGAACTTGGAGTTAAGCTTGAAATCTCTAGTATGAGTTTTGACAATGTCTTGACCAGCCTTCAAACTGGAAAGGCTGATTTGGCTATTGCAGGAATTAGTGCCACAGATGAGAGAAAGGAAGTCTTTGACTTTTCAATTCCTTACTATGAAAACAAGATGAGTTTCTTGGTTAGAAAAGCCGATTTAGACAAGTACAAGGATCTTTCAAGTCTCGCAAGTGCCAATATCGCAGCTCAAAAGGGAACTGTTCCAGAAACCATGGTCAAGGAACAATTGCCAAATGCCCAATTAACATCTTTGACCAATATGGGTGAAGCAGTCAATGAATTGCAGGCTGGGAAAGTGGATGCTGTTCATATGGATGAACCAGTTGCTCTAAGTTATGCAGGTAAAAACTCAGACCTTGCCGTTGCGACAGCTACTTTGACGATGAAAGATGGCGAAGCCAATGCCGTTGCTATCAAGAAGGATCAATCAGACTTAAAAGCAGTAGTGGATAAGGTTATCCAAAAATTAAAAGATGATGGAACGTACCAAACCTATCTAGAAAAAGCAGCGAAACTAACAGAAGTTGAACAGTAA
- a CDS encoding PLP-dependent aminotransferase family protein, whose translation MKKESKYQAVVSFLKKGIESGKFPTGSRLPSIRQLSQDFHCSKDTIQRALLELRHEQYLYAKPQSGYYVLEQGQHQDLEIEVTDEHASAYDDFRLCVNETLIGRENYLFNYYDNQEGLEELRQSVHQLLFNQALYCKTDQLVLTSGTQQALFILSQIAFPSKGEEILVEQPTYHRMNRLLVAQGLTYRTIERRIDGIDLDKLEEQFKSGKIKFFYTIPRFHYPLGHSYSDQEKRAILDLANQYGVYIVEDDYLGDLDPKKSQTFHYLDTEDRVIYIKSFSTSLFPALRITALILPNALKEAFVSYKNILDYDSNLIMQKALSLYIDSQLFEKNRLARLTLQENYQTRIKEVLETNTCPLPYYPLYDGILLDLRNYPKIASLKHSSLKLDFFEEAYLEACPYQFAKVSLENLEALLQYIKAELD comes from the coding sequence ATGAAGAAAGAAAGTAAATACCAAGCAGTCGTTTCCTTTCTAAAAAAGGGGATTGAATCAGGAAAATTCCCAACAGGTAGCCGGCTTCCCTCCATCCGTCAACTGAGCCAAGACTTCCACTGTAGCAAGGACACTATCCAACGAGCCCTACTGGAATTACGCCATGAACAATACCTCTATGCCAAACCCCAAAGTGGCTACTATGTTCTAGAACAAGGACAGCACCAAGACTTGGAAATCGAAGTCACTGACGAACATGCCAGTGCCTATGACGACTTCCGACTCTGCGTCAATGAAACACTGATTGGCCGGGAAAACTACCTCTTTAACTACTATGACAACCAAGAAGGTCTTGAGGAACTAAGGCAATCTGTCCATCAGCTTCTTTTCAACCAAGCCCTCTACTGCAAAACCGACCAACTGGTTTTAACATCTGGCACCCAGCAAGCTCTCTTTATCCTTTCTCAGATTGCCTTTCCTAGTAAGGGAGAGGAGATTTTGGTCGAACAGCCGACTTATCACCGGATGAATCGTCTCTTGGTCGCTCAGGGATTGACCTACAGGACCATTGAACGCCGAATCGATGGAATTGACCTTGACAAACTAGAAGAACAGTTCAAATCTGGAAAAATCAAGTTCTTCTATACCATTCCTCGCTTCCACTATCCCCTAGGTCATTCCTATTCTGATCAGGAAAAAAGGGCCATTCTGGATCTAGCAAATCAGTATGGTGTTTACATCGTAGAGGATGACTATCTAGGAGACCTAGACCCTAAAAAAAGCCAGACCTTCCACTATCTGGACACTGAGGATCGCGTCATTTACATCAAATCCTTTTCAACAAGTCTCTTTCCAGCCCTTCGTATCACCGCCCTCATTCTCCCAAATGCCCTAAAAGAGGCCTTTGTTTCCTACAAAAATATCCTGGACTATGACAGCAATCTCATCATGCAAAAGGCTCTCTCTCTTTACATCGATAGTCAGTTATTTGAAAAAAATAGACTGGCTCGACTGACCCTTCAAGAGAACTATCAAACTCGGATAAAGGAAGTACTTGAAACAAATACCTGTCCCTTGCCCTACTATCCTCTATATGATGGGATTCTCCTTGATTTGAGAAATTATCCTAAAATTGCCAGTTTAAAGCATAGCTCACTCAAACTAGACTTCTTTGAAGAGGCTTATTTGGAAGCCTGCCCTTATCAGTTTGCCAAAGTCTCTCTCGAAAATCTAGAAGCACTATTACAATACATAAAAGCAGAATTGGATTAG
- the budA gene encoding acetolactate decarboxylase codes for MDRKVQEPVKLFQYNTLGALMAGLYGGTMTVGELLEHGDLGLGTLDSIDGELIVLDGKAYQAKGSGEQPEIVEVSPDALIPYAAVVPHQAEVIFRQRFEMTDKELEKRIESYYDGENLFRSIKIHGEFAHMHVRMIPKSTPDTKFADVATHQPEYSRENVSGTIVGFWTPEIFHGVSVAGYHLHFISDDLTFGGHVMDFVIKEGMIEVGAVDQLDQRFPVQDRQYLFAKFNVDEMKKDIDKSE; via the coding sequence ATGGATAGAAAAGTGCAGGAACCGGTAAAATTATTTCAATACAATACTCTAGGTGCCCTAATGGCTGGTCTCTATGGCGGAACCATGACAGTGGGAGAATTGCTGGAGCATGGCGACCTTGGTTTGGGAACCCTTGATTCGATTGATGGGGAGTTGATTGTCCTTGATGGCAAGGCTTATCAAGCTAAAGGTTCAGGGGAACAACCTGAAATTGTAGAAGTGTCACCTGATGCCCTTATCCCTTATGCGGCAGTCGTTCCCCATCAGGCAGAAGTGATTTTCCGCCAGCGCTTTGAGATGACTGACAAGGAATTGGAAAAGCGAATTGAGTCCTACTATGATGGGGAGAATCTTTTTCGTTCTATCAAGATTCATGGGGAATTCGCCCACATGCATGTACGGATGATTCCTAAATCCACACCTGATACCAAGTTTGCTGATGTCGCGACTCACCAACCTGAATATAGCCGTGAAAATGTATCGGGAACCATCGTTGGATTTTGGACACCAGAGATTTTCCATGGGGTCAGTGTAGCGGGTTACCATTTGCACTTTATCTCAGACGATTTGACTTTTGGTGGGCATGTGATGGACTTTGTTATCAAAGAAGGAATGATTGAGGTTGGGGCAGTCGACCAGTTGGACCAACGTTTTCCAGTCCAAGATCGCCAGTATTTATTTGCCAAATTTAACGTTGACGAGATGAAGAAAGACATTGATAAGTCAGAATAG
- a CDS encoding YhfC family intramembrane metalloprotease — protein sequence MTLHIILTMIALVLVLVGGTWYAKKRFKISLAVMGLGAIAFFVSSQVLEKMVHLLVLHPQKDGTIALMQEQPFLYVLYAIAMAALFEETARLVFFKWLEKKRSLEDRDALAYGLGHGGLEMLYLGMGSLISLLILFSLIQSSNTDVANLLPKSTLETVQSLSVWQVYLLGLERVLALVLQIGLSIWVYQSVSQKKWIYLVAAYGLHALFDLAPALSQVGWIANPLLVEVILLLEVLAFIWLTKSTFWKKSS from the coding sequence ATGACACTACATATTATCCTTACCATGATCGCTTTGGTTTTAGTCCTAGTAGGTGGGACTTGGTATGCAAAAAAACGCTTTAAGATCTCTCTTGCAGTGATGGGCTTGGGGGCAATCGCATTTTTTGTTTCTTCTCAAGTGTTAGAGAAGATGGTTCACCTTCTGGTACTTCATCCACAAAAAGACGGAACCATTGCGCTCATGCAGGAGCAACCTTTCCTATATGTTCTTTATGCGATTGCTATGGCTGCCCTTTTTGAGGAAACTGCCCGCCTTGTCTTTTTTAAATGGTTGGAGAAAAAGAGAAGTCTAGAAGATAGAGATGCTTTGGCTTATGGTTTGGGACATGGGGGCTTGGAGATGCTCTATCTCGGAATGGGAAGCTTGATTAGTCTTTTGATTCTCTTTTCACTCATCCAGTCTTCAAATACTGATGTAGCCAATCTCCTTCCAAAGTCTACCCTTGAAACGGTTCAGTCTCTTTCTGTATGGCAGGTTTATTTACTAGGGCTTGAGCGTGTGCTTGCTCTGGTTCTGCAAATTGGTCTTTCCATCTGGGTCTATCAAAGTGTTAGCCAAAAGAAATGGATTTACCTCGTTGCTGCCTATGGTTTGCATGCCTTGTTTGACTTGGCTCCAGCTTTATCTCAAGTGGGATGGATTGCAAATCCACTTCTAGTGGAGGTCATTCTTCTTTTAGAAGTACTAGCCTTTATCTGGCTAACAAAATCTACATTTTGGAAAAAATCATCATAA
- the murB gene encoding UDP-N-acetylmuramate dehydrogenase, translating into MTFVTKIQEQLEGIDIRFKEPLKTYTYTKVGGRADYLVLPRNRYEMARVVQFANQENIPWMVLGNASNIIVREGGIRGFVILCDKLNNVSVDGYTIEAEAGANLIETTRIALRHSLTGFEFACGIPGSIGGAVFMNAGAYGGEIAHILQSCKILTKEGEIETLSAKDLAFGYRHSAIQDSGAIVLSAKFALAPGNYQVIKQEMDRLTHLRELKQPLEYPSCGSVFKRPVGHFAGQLISEAGLKGYRIGGVEVSEKHAGFMINVANGTAKDYEDLIQSVIEKVKEHSGVTLEREVRILGEKE; encoded by the coding sequence ATGACATTCGTAACTAAAATACAAGAACAATTAGAAGGAATCGATATTCGTTTTAAGGAGCCCTTGAAGACTTATACCTATACCAAGGTAGGAGGTCGAGCGGATTACCTAGTTTTGCCACGAAATCGCTATGAGATGGCGCGTGTTGTCCAATTTGCCAATCAGGAGAATATTCCTTGGATGGTGCTAGGAAATGCCAGCAATATCATCGTTCGTGAAGGTGGAATCCGTGGTTTTGTCATCTTGTGTGACAAACTCAATAACGTTTCTGTTGATGGTTACACTATTGAAGCAGAAGCGGGTGCTAATTTGATCGAGACAACACGTATTGCACTTCGTCATAGTTTGACTGGTTTTGAGTTTGCTTGTGGCATCCCTGGAAGCATCGGTGGTGCTGTCTTTATGAATGCGGGTGCCTACGGAGGAGAGATTGCTCACATTTTGCAGTCTTGTAAGATTCTGACCAAGGAAGGGGAAATTGAAACCTTGTCAGCCAAGGACTTGGCTTTTGGTTACCGCCATTCAGCTATTCAGGATTCTGGGGCCATTGTCTTGTCAGCTAAATTTGCCCTAGCTCCAGGAAATTATCAGGTTATCAAACAGGAAATGGATCGCTTGACGCACCTTCGCGAACTCAAACAACCTCTAGAATACCCATCTTGTGGTTCAGTCTTTAAGCGTCCAGTGGGGCATTTTGCAGGTCAGTTGATTTCAGAGGCTGGATTGAAAGGCTATCGTATCGGTGGTGTTGAAGTATCTGAAAAGCACGCTGGTTTCATGATCAATGTTGCTAACGGAACAGCTAAAGACTACGAGGACTTGATTCAATCTGTTATTGAAAAGGTAAAGGAACATTCAGGCGTCACCCTTGAGAGGGAAGTCCGAATCCTGGGTGAGAAGGAGTAA
- a CDS encoding ABC transporter ATP-binding protein — translation MKKPIIEFKNVSKVFEDSNTKVLKDINFELEEGKFYTLLGASGSGKSTILNIIAGLLDATTGDILLDGVRINDIPTNKRDVHTVFQSYALFPHMNVFENVAFPLRLRKIDKKEIEQRVAEVLKMVQLEGYEKRSIRKLSGGQRQRVAIARAIINQPRVVLLDEPLSALDLKLRTDMQYELRELQQRLGITFVFVTHDQEEALAMSDWIFVMNDGEIVQSGTPVDIYDEPINHFVATFIGESNILPGNMIEDYLVEFNGKRFEAVDGGMKPNEPVEVVIRPEDLRITLPEEGKLQVKVDTQLFRGVHYEIIAYDELGNEWMIHSTRKAIVGEEIGLDFEPEDIHIMRLNETEEEFDARIEEYVEIEEQEAGLINAIEEERDEENNL, via the coding sequence TTGAAAAAACCAATTATCGAATTCAAAAACGTCTCTAAAGTTTTTGAAGACAGCAACACCAAGGTTCTCAAAGACATCAACTTTGAGTTGGAAGAAGGGAAATTTTACACTCTTTTAGGCGCATCTGGTTCAGGAAAATCAACCATTCTAAACATCATTGCAGGTTTACTGGATGCGACGACAGGAGATATTTTGCTGGACGGTGTGCGGATCAACGACATCCCAACCAACAAGCGAGACGTCCATACGGTTTTCCAATCCTATGCCTTGTTTCCACATATGAATGTGTTTGAAAATGTTGCCTTTCCACTCCGCTTGCGTAAAATCGACAAGAAAGAAATCGAACAACGTGTAGCGGAAGTTCTCAAGATGGTTCAGTTGGAAGGTTATGAGAAACGTTCTATCCGTAAACTTTCTGGAGGACAACGTCAGCGTGTGGCCATTGCCCGTGCCATCATTAACCAACCCCGTGTGGTCTTGCTGGACGAGCCTTTGTCTGCGCTGGACTTGAAATTAAGAACAGACATGCAGTACGAACTGCGTGAACTGCAACAACGATTGGGGATTACCTTTGTCTTTGTCACTCACGATCAGGAGGAAGCCTTGGCTATGAGTGACTGGATTTTTGTTATGAATGATGGCGAGATTGTTCAGTCTGGAACGCCTGTGGACATCTACGATGAGCCGATCAACCACTTTGTTGCCACCTTTATCGGTGAGTCCAACATCTTGCCAGGAAACATGATTGAGGACTACTTGGTCGAGTTCAATGGCAAACGCTTTGAAGCGGTCGACGGGGGGATGAAGCCAAATGAGCCTGTTGAGGTTGTCATTCGTCCAGAAGACTTGCGCATTACCCTTCCTGAAGAAGGCAAGCTCCAAGTTAAGGTTGATACCCAGCTTTTCCGTGGGGTTCACTACGAGATTATCGCCTATGACGAACTCGGAAATGAATGGATGATCCACTCGACTCGTAAGGCCATTGTGGGTGAGGAAATCGGTCTGGACTTTGAGCCAGAAGACATCCACATCATGCGTCTCAACGAAACCGAAGAAGAGTTCGATGCTCGTATCGAAGAATACGTAGAAATCGAAGAGCAAGAAGCAGGTCTGATTAACGCGATCGAGGAGGAAAGAGATGAAGAAAACAACCTCTAA
- a CDS encoding ABC transporter permease, translating into MKKTTSKLFVVPYMLWIALFVLAPLVLIFGQSFFNIEGQFSLENYKSYFASQNLTYLKMSFNSVLYAGIVTLVTLLISYPTALFLTRLKHRQLWLMLIILPTWINLLLKAYAFIGIFGQNGSINKFLEFIGIGSQQLLFTDFSFIFVASYIELPFMILPIFNVLDDMDNNLINASYDLGATKWETFRHVIFPLSMNGVRSGVQSVFIPSLSLFMLTRLIGGNRVITLGTAIEQNFLTNDNYGMGSTIGVILILTMFITMWVTKERRER; encoded by the coding sequence ATGAAGAAAACAACCTCTAAACTCTTTGTAGTGCCCTATATGCTTTGGATTGCCCTCTTTGTTCTCGCACCCTTAGTCTTGATTTTCGGTCAATCCTTTTTCAACATTGAAGGCCAGTTTAGTTTAGAAAACTATAAATCCTACTTTGCGTCACAAAATTTGACCTATCTTAAAATGAGTTTCAACTCTGTGCTTTATGCAGGGATTGTCACCTTGGTAACACTGCTCATCAGCTATCCAACAGCCCTCTTTTTGACCCGTCTCAAGCACCGTCAACTCTGGCTTATGCTGATTATCTTGCCAACCTGGATCAATCTGCTCCTTAAGGCCTATGCCTTTATCGGGATTTTTGGTCAAAATGGCTCTATTAACAAATTTTTGGAATTTATCGGAATCGGTTCGCAGCAGTTGCTCTTTACCGATTTCTCCTTCATCTTTGTCGCAAGCTACATCGAGCTTCCCTTTATGATTTTGCCGATTTTCAATGTCTTGGATGATATGGACAACAATCTTATCAATGCCAGCTATGACCTCGGTGCGACCAAGTGGGAGACCTTCCGCCATGTCATCTTCCCTCTATCGATGAATGGAGTGAGAAGTGGGGTTCAGTCTGTCTTTATCCCAAGTTTGAGTCTCTTCATGCTGACACGCTTGATTGGTGGGAACCGCGTTATCACGCTGGGAACGGCTATTGAGCAGAACTTTCTAACCAATGATAACTATGGAATGGGTTCTACCATCGGTGTGATCCTCATCCTGACCATGTTCATCACCATGTGGGTGACCAAGGAAAGGAGAGAACGATGA